The nucleotide window AATGACCAATGCACGTTTGCCATCCGCATGCGATTGGTCATTTAGGCTTGGTCATTGGTCATTCTGCTCACTCCCCTGCCCTTCTTCACCATCCAGCAACTCCGTCCCCGCTTCCAGATCTCGCGATTGCTTCGCCTGTTCTTTGATCGTTTCCGCTTCGCTGTGCAAGCCGCCTTCGGCTTCGCTCGTGTCGCTGGCGTCGGCTGGAGTTGGTTTTGGTTTGGTTTCTTCGCGGGCGGATCGCTTTTCTTGCTCGCTGAGCATCTGAATCGGCACGGCTTTGGGGAAGATGATCTCGCGGGCCTCGTCCGGCATCGTAAGCCCCGCTTCCTCGAATGCCGCCTTCACCTTGCGAATGACTGCGGAGCGGACTTTCAGACCGTCGTATTCCTCGGTGTCAACCCAGAACCAGAGTTTAAGATTCACTGTCGAAGCACCTAAACTGTCGACTAAGACGGAAGGCTCTGGTTTCTCTAGCACCGCGGAATGGCTTTTGATGGCGTTCACGGCAACCTCTTGCGCCTCAGCTACGTGGTCGCCATAGTCGATGCCAACGATGATCTCGAATCGAGAGTTCCGATTGGCCGTGAAGTTATGGACCACGCTCTTATAAATAATCGAATTCGGGATATGGACGTGGTTCCCGTCGAACGTCATCAACAAAGTTCCCCGCGTGGTCACGTTTTGGACGACGCCGGTGTTGCCATCGACTTCAATCACATCGCCCGGCATGAAAGGCCGCTGCAAGCTAATGAGCAGACTGGCGAGGAAGTTCTCTGCGATGTCGCGAAATGCAATACCGATAATCAAACCCAGCAATCCGGTGCCGCCGAGTACCGTGGCAGCCAGACGCGTGAGCCCCGCAATCCTCAGCACCAAGTAGATGCCGACCAGGTAAACGAGAATCGTAAAGATGCGCACCAATAGTTGACGCAGTATCGTATTGCTGACACGCTTGTTGAAAAAACCGCTGGCGAGAAAACGCATGGCCTTGGCCGCATACCAAGTAAGTATGAGCAGAACCAACGTGACCAAAACCATTGGCGTCGATTGCACGAGGTCGCGGGCCAAGGTCTTTAGTTGCAGTTGCGCGCCGGAAAAATCCCAGATGCTCGGCTTGACGATCTCGATATTGTTGACCGTCATCACGACGTCTTGCGTGTGATTGGCCAAATCGGTCGCCTTCTGCCGATGCTCCTCCCGCTTGGTCCGCCCGGTGAGAAACACGACGCCCTCGTCGACTCGCACGTCGATCTCTTGGAACAAACCGGAAGCCTCAAGAATCCGTTTCAGCCGCCCAGCAATGTCCCGATCCTCAGCCTCGGGGTTCACGTCGACCTGATCAGCCACCTCGGGCTCAATCTCGGCCTTCTCAACGGCTTCTTCAGCCGTTTTGGGGGCATCTTCTTGGGCGAAAGAGTGGTTGCTAAATGTTAATGCCAGAAAGGTCCAGAACCATAGAAGATGAGCGCCTCGTCCGCGAAATTCCTGCATAGGTGTACTCCCCTGCCCTTTCGATCGTCGACTTCAGAAACTGTGCGAGACGAATGACTAGTATGGTGGGAAGTTGGGATTTCGTGAAGCGTGCCGATAGACACAAGTAGCCCAACAATACCGCGAAGCGGTTACATCCCATAGCCCAGGGTTAGTCGATAACGAGCCCCAGCGAGTTTCGACTTACCCTGGGGAAAGAGAGCCCAACAAAAATCGGCCGAGCAACAAGCCTGGGGTACCGAAAAGCGTTACCGAGGTCGAAACGAGAGCGGATTGCTTCTGCTTGCTACGCGGTTGGAGGATCCCATTCTTCCCACCGTTTCTCGCCACTCCGCGTTCGCAAGAACCAATAGTCATTAATAGCAGATTCCAAATCATCTGGAACAAAGCCTGGCTCTCCTGAGGGAACAAGGCAAGATTCCTCTTCGGAATATTGGTAAACATCAACATGCCCCAGTGAAGCCAGTATTTTCAGAACCTGTATGACATCTTCATTACGGAAACCATCTGGGCAGAACTCACTCCAACCGATGGAGCCACTTGAATCGTTGAGAAGATTGATTACGGAATTGATTTGCTCAATGTCGTATTGAAGCACATCAAGAACGAACATGGGCATGTGGGCTTGTAGCATGTGTTTCATGGCCTGCACTCCAACTCGTTACTCTGCGTCTCCGCCTCTCCGAGCGAAACCTTCAATACCCCACCTCCACCAACGTCAACCCATGCGCCGGCGCTGTCTGCCCCGCTTCTCTTCGATCTTTCGCGAACAGCATCTCCTGCATCCACTCCACGGGCTTCCGCCCTGCCCCGACGTGGACCAGCGACCCCGCGATCGTGCGGACCATGTTGTAGAGGAACCCATCGCCGACGACGTCGATCGTGATGAGCGAGTCGAGTTCGTAGGGAGGCAGCGGCAACAAAGTGAAACCGCCCTGCCCTTTCTCAGTTGGAACGGCTAAGCCACAAGTGGCGCGCTGGACCTCCACAGAAAAAACCGTCCGCACCGTTGACTCTCGTGGCGAGCCGACCGATTCGAGGCTTGCGAAGTCCTGCGTCCCCACGAGCGACTGCCCTGCCCTGTGCATCGCTTCAAGGTCCAACTGCTGCGGCACATGCCACGCGTTACGCCGCAGCGCCACCCCCGGGCGGCGGTCGTTGTGGATCGCGTAACGGTACCGTTTCCACTTCGCTTGGTGCTGGGCATGAAAGCCCTCGGGTGCAGCTTCCACGGAGACAACGCTCACATCCTCGGGCAGTTTCGCATTCAACCCGCCGAGGACGCGCTCAGCAGGGAGTTCGCTCGCGGTTTCCAACCCAACGACCTGCCCCATCGCATGCACGCCCGAGTCGGTCCGCCCACTGGCGGTCACGCGGACCGTCTCGCCAGAGATTTCCTGCCACGCTTCTTCGAACGCCCCCTGCACCGTCCGCCGACCGGGTTGCGATTGCCAACCACAGAAATCGGCGCCGTCGTAGGCGAGGGTAATTTTCCACCAAGCATTGGCCACAATGTTTTTTAACCACAGAGAACACGGAGAGTACGGAGGTTTATTGGACTCCGACAGCAGATGCTAAACCGCAACCGTTTCTCACGACGGCGAGAAAAATAATTAACTATCGCGAAGCATAGCGTTTAGAAGTACTCGCAAACGCTCAGAAGCAAGTGTTGCTCTCCGTGTCCTCTGTGCCTCCGTGGTAGAATCTAAACGCCAGCCGCTTCTTTCACGATCAATTCCGCGATCTGCACCGCGTTGGTTGCCGCGCCCTTGCGGAGGTTATCGCTCACGCACCAGAAAGCCAAGCCGTTATCGCACGAGAGGTCCTCGCGAATCCGCCCGATGAACGTATCGTTCGAGCCGTCGCAATCCTGCGGCATCGGATACTTGCCGTTCTCCAGATCGTCGATTACTTGGATGCCTGGCGTGGCGGCGAAGAGTTCGCGGGCCTGTTCGACGGTGATCTTCTTTTCCGTCTCGACCAGAATGCTCTCGCTGTGGCAGTTGCTCACGGGGGCACGGACGCAGGTCGGGCAGACCTTGATCGAGTCGTCGCCGAAGATTTTCTGCGTCTCGTAGACCATCTTCATCTCTTCCGACGTATAACCCTGCTCCTTGTGCGAGCCGATCTGCGGAATCAGGTTGAACGCAATTGGGTGAGCGAACGCTTCGTAGTCATAATCGTCACCCGAGAGGAAAGACTTCGAGCCTTCGATCAAGTCGCTCTGGCCCTTTACCCCCGCGCCGCTGGTGGCTTGGTAGGTGCTGACGATCACACGCTTGATCTTGCCCGCGTCGTGCAGCGGCTTCATCGCCAAGACCATCTGCGTCGTCGAACAGTTCGGGCTGGAGATAATCCCCTGATGATCGCGAATCGCTTCGGGGTTCACCTCAGGAACGATCAAAGGCACCTTCGGGTCCATCCGCCAGTAGCCGCTTTCGTCGACGACGATGCAATCGTGCGCGGTCGCCCAGGGGACGAACTCCTTGGCCGTCTCGTCCGGCGTACTGCCGATAGCAATATCAATCGGTCCGAAGGAGTCAGGCTTAAGTTCCTCGACCGTGTGCTCTTCCCCTTTGAAGGTGATCGTCGTGCCGGCACTTCGCGCGGAAGCAAGAAACGTGATTTTACGATGCGGAAAATCACGCTCTTCAAGAAGCTCACGGACGAGACGGCCCACCGCACCGGTGGCACCGACGATCGCAATCGAATCAAACACAACAGGGTCCTCAGTAAGGGGAGTTGAACATGTGACAAGCCCGTTAGTGTACTTGGACACTTCGCTGGGGGCAATGTTCGCAGTAGCTCGGGCCCTGAGTCGCTGTGGAGGCTCATTGCAGAGGACTCAGCCCTGGAGGGCCGAGCTACAAACCTCGGCATACCCTACTTAGAGCTTTTCAATCGTCACGAAATACGCCCCTCGCTGTCCCTCATTGGCATCGGTAAGCCAAGTCTGCAGCAACGCCGGACCCTCGGGCAGTTCGATCTCAAACGAAACCGTCGTATCCTGCGGCTTAGTTCCTTTCTCCCACTGGTTCTCATCGATCTTGAGTCGAGCCTTCGCTGCACCCATCGGCTGCCGGTCGTCCCCCGGATGGCGAGCCAGCTCAACGCTGTAACGCCCGGCTTGCACGACGTCGATCGCCCAAAAGCCGTTGATCTGCAGGGAGTCGTCGCTGAGTTGATCGGGTTGCCAGATCACGTAACCCTTCGTCGGATGCCAATCACGGACGGTCATAGTCAGCGGGTTTTCTTGATCAGACCCGACTTGAAAACGTGTGTAGTCAAGATCGTGGCCGAACACCTCGGGGACGTGTGCCGCATAGAGTCGCCCAAGCGACTCGACGAGGTCGGGGTACTCTGCTGCGACGTTCTTCTCTTGCCCCGGATCGCGTGGCATGAAATAGAGCTCGCCATTCACCATCCGCCATTGGTTGGTCATCACCGCATACTGTGGATGCCGACTTTTGCCGGTGGGTTTCAGTTCCAGCTCTGGTTCATCCGCCTGGAGCTGAACGAACATCGTGCGGTCAGGCCACTTCTCGTCGTGTTCTTTTGGATCGTCGCCCTGAAACAACGGGACAAGGCATTTGCCATCAAACGAAATCTCCGAGGGGAGTTCCAACTCACACAGTTCGACCAAGGTTGGCAACCAATCGCGGTGCGAAGTGAGTGTGTCGACCTTGAAGTCCTCCTTCAGCTTTCCAGGCCAGCGGGCGAAACACGCCACGCGGTGCCCGCCTTCGTAGACCGATCCCTTCACGCCTCGCATTCCCGCATTGAAGCCACTCTGCTTTTCATTCGGCTGCGGGCCTCCCACCGCTGTACCGTTGTCGCCCATGAAGATCACGATCGTATCCTTCTCAAGGTCTGACTCTTCCAAGAAAGACAACAGCCGTCCAAGGTTCTCGTCGAAGTTGTCGATCATGCCATAGAAGTTGGCTCTTTTCTCTGGGTGCCCCTGCTTTAAATGGGGGGCCGAATACTTCTTGGCAACGAGATGCGGTGAGTGCATGGCGTTGGTGGGCAAGTAGACGAAGAACGGCTGGGTATTCTCACCTTCTTGAGTGTTACGGATGAACTTGATCGTCTCGTCAAAGAAAACGTCAGTGCAGTAGCCGTCGAACTCCTCCGCGACGCCGTTGCGAAAGTAAGTGTCGTCGAAGTAGTCGTTGCCGATTGGGTTGCCAATCTCATTAGCGCCACCCGCCCGATGGCAGACGACTTCATCAAAGCCACGGAAACGGGGTGCATAGGGCCACGTGTCTCCCAGATGCCATTTGCCG belongs to Lacipirellulaceae bacterium and includes:
- a CDS encoding mechanosensitive ion channel family protein, which encodes MQEFRGRGAHLLWFWTFLALTFSNHSFAQEDAPKTAEEAVEKAEIEPEVADQVDVNPEAEDRDIAGRLKRILEASGLFQEIDVRVDEGVVFLTGRTKREEHRQKATDLANHTQDVVMTVNNIEIVKPSIWDFSGAQLQLKTLARDLVQSTPMVLVTLVLLILTWYAAKAMRFLASGFFNKRVSNTILRQLLVRIFTILVYLVGIYLVLRIAGLTRLAATVLGGTGLLGLIIGIAFRDIAENFLASLLISLQRPFMPGDVIEVDGNTGVVQNVTTRGTLLMTFDGNHVHIPNSIIYKSVVHNFTANRNSRFEIIVGIDYGDHVAEAQEVAVNAIKSHSAVLEKPEPSVLVDSLGASTVNLKLWFWVDTEEYDGLKVRSAVIRKVKAAFEEAGLTMPDEAREIIFPKAVPIQMLSEQEKRSAREETKPKPTPADASDTSEAEGGLHSEAETIKEQAKQSRDLEAGTELLDGEEGQGSEQNDQ
- the truA gene encoding tRNA pseudouridine(38-40) synthase TruA, translated to MANAWWKITLAYDGADFCGWQSQPGRRTVQGAFEEAWQEISGETVRVTASGRTDSGVHAMGQVVGLETASELPAERVLGGLNAKLPEDVSVVSVEAAPEGFHAQHQAKWKRYRYAIHNDRRPGVALRRNAWHVPQQLDLEAMHRAGQSLVGTQDFASLESVGSPRESTVRTVFSVEVQRATCGLAVPTEKGQGGFTLLPLPPYELDSLITIDVVGDGFLYNMVRTIAGSLVHVGAGRKPVEWMQEMLFAKDRREAGQTAPAHGLTLVEVGY
- a CDS encoding aspartate-semialdehyde dehydrogenase → MFDSIAIVGATGAVGRLVRELLEERDFPHRKITFLASARSAGTTITFKGEEHTVEELKPDSFGPIDIAIGSTPDETAKEFVPWATAHDCIVVDESGYWRMDPKVPLIVPEVNPEAIRDHQGIISSPNCSTTQMVLAMKPLHDAGKIKRVIVSTYQATSGAGVKGQSDLIEGSKSFLSGDDYDYEAFAHPIAFNLIPQIGSHKEQGYTSEEMKMVYETQKIFGDDSIKVCPTCVRAPVSNCHSESILVETEKKITVEQARELFAATPGIQVIDDLENGKYPMPQDCDGSNDTFIGRIREDLSCDNGLAFWCVSDNLRKGAATNAVQIAELIVKEAAGV
- a CDS encoding arylsulfatase; protein product: MSRTKTATILIALTGLSLLLQGQREALAKPNVIVIVTDDQGYGDMGCHGNPWLNTPHLDQLARQSVRLENYHVDPYCTPTRAALLTGRYCTRVGAWSVTQGRQLLNPDEVTMAEVFAHSGYRTALFGKWHLGDTWPYAPRFRGFDEVVCHRAGGANEIGNPIGNDYFDDTYFRNGVAEEFDGYCTDVFFDETIKFIRNTQEGENTQPFFVYLPTNAMHSPHLVAKKYSAPHLKQGHPEKRANFYGMIDNFDENLGRLLSFLEESDLEKDTIVIFMGDNGTAVGGPQPNEKQSGFNAGMRGVKGSVYEGGHRVACFARWPGKLKEDFKVDTLTSHRDWLPTLVELCELELPSEISFDGKCLVPLFQGDDPKEHDEKWPDRTMFVQLQADEPELELKPTGKSRHPQYAVMTNQWRMVNGELYFMPRDPGQEKNVAAEYPDLVESLGRLYAAHVPEVFGHDLDYTRFQVGSDQENPLTMTVRDWHPTKGYVIWQPDQLSDDSLQINGFWAIDVVQAGRYSVELARHPGDDRQPMGAAKARLKIDENQWEKGTKPQDTTVSFEIELPEGPALLQTWLTDANEGQRGAYFVTIEKL